From Pseudomonas sp. FP2335, the proteins below share one genomic window:
- a CDS encoding heme-binding protein, with amino-acid sequence MSALTLKIATQLASHALTAGRTISAAPLTIAVLDSGGHLITLQREDGASLLRPQIAIGKAWGAIALGKGSRMLALDAQQRPAFIAALNSLGQGSVVPAPGGVLIRDQQGLVLGAIGISGDTSDIDEQCAITAIEGVGLLADAGVSA; translated from the coding sequence ATGAGCGCTTTAACCTTGAAAATAGCCACCCAACTGGCCAGCCACGCCCTTACCGCAGGCCGCACGATTTCAGCGGCGCCGCTGACCATCGCGGTGCTCGACAGCGGTGGGCACCTGATCACCCTGCAACGGGAAGACGGCGCCAGCCTGCTGCGCCCGCAGATCGCCATCGGCAAGGCCTGGGGCGCGATTGCGCTGGGCAAGGGCTCGCGCATGCTGGCGCTGGACGCGCAGCAACGGCCGGCGTTTATTGCGGCTCTGAACAGTCTGGGGCAGGGCAGCGTGGTGCCGGCACCGGGGGGGGTGTTGATTCGGGATCAGCAGGGCTTAGTGCTGGGGGCGATCGGGATCAGCGGGGATACGTCGGATATTGACGAGCAGTGCGCGATTACGGCGATTGAGGGGGTGGGGTTGTTGGCGGATGCGGGGGTGTCGGCTTGA
- a CDS encoding transposase produces MPDLATSHRLRIGRFSEPNRTYLITTNTHERVPIFSDFHLGRLVVWQFRLAQYQGLANSLAWVVMPDHFHWLLELQKGSLGDLMCQVKSKSTRTVNGATGRKGRLWQSSFHDRALRKEDDLVKMARYVVANPLRAGLVERIGDYPLWDAVWV; encoded by the coding sequence ATGCCTGATCTAGCCACATCACACCGTCTGCGCATCGGGCGGTTCAGCGAACCCAACCGTACCTACCTGATCACCACCAACACTCATGAACGTGTGCCGATATTCAGTGATTTTCATCTGGGTCGCTTGGTGGTCTGGCAATTCAGGCTCGCTCAATATCAAGGCTTGGCGAACTCCCTGGCGTGGGTAGTAATGCCAGACCATTTCCACTGGCTGCTCGAACTGCAAAAGGGCTCGCTGGGCGATCTGATGTGTCAGGTGAAGTCGAAAAGCACTCGAACCGTGAATGGCGCCACAGGCCGCAAAGGCAGACTATGGCAATCCAGTTTTCATGACCGGGCACTGCGCAAGGAAGATGACTTGGTAAAGATGGCTCGGTATGTAGTGGCCAATCCATTGCGAGCTGGATTGGTGGAGCGCATTGGCGACTATCCCTTGTGGGATGCGGTTTGGGTCTAG
- a CDS encoding oligogalacturonate-specific porin KdgM family protein has translation MKKLSAGQHKKALRRYTFIGLVIASTTTQALELDYQHQYSEVEREHKDKVMLTQALDNGLAFSFEAVMATAPDGDGQPGKAFSRLTKDELKAKVKYSHKLGAHWKVKPKFTYADGKDKKSYKPALKVSYAITDRFSITPGYYHKLTRYDEEGKADKHDNAVELGAKYKFGLLSVGVGRKQIYSNQIVFDGTRKNYSNKVLFEYKLTKRLTPYLEVADVYVDKNTDQRQARYRVGFSYEF, from the coding sequence ATGAAGAAATTGAGTGCTGGGCAGCATAAGAAAGCGTTGAGGCGGTATACGTTTATTGGCCTGGTCATTGCCTCGACCACCACCCAGGCACTGGAACTGGATTACCAGCACCAGTATTCGGAGGTCGAGCGAGAGCATAAGGACAAGGTGATGCTGACCCAGGCCCTGGACAATGGCTTGGCGTTTTCCTTCGAAGCGGTGATGGCCACGGCTCCCGACGGCGACGGCCAGCCGGGCAAGGCGTTTTCCCGCCTGACCAAGGACGAGCTCAAGGCCAAGGTCAAGTACAGCCACAAGTTGGGGGCCCACTGGAAGGTCAAGCCCAAGTTCACCTATGCCGACGGCAAGGATAAGAAATCCTACAAGCCGGCGCTGAAAGTGTCTTATGCCATCACCGACCGGTTCTCCATTACGCCGGGCTATTACCACAAGCTCACGCGCTACGACGAAGAGGGCAAGGCCGATAAGCACGACAACGCGGTCGAGCTGGGCGCCAAGTATAAATTCGGCCTGTTGTCGGTCGGTGTCGGGCGTAAGCAGATTTACAGCAACCAGATTGTGTTCGACGGCACGCGCAAGAACTACAGCAACAAGGTGTTATTCGAATACAAACTGACCAAACGCCTGACTCCGTACCTGGAAGTGGCCGACGTGTATGTCGACAAGAACACTGACCAGCGCCAGGCCCGCTACCGCGTGGGCTTCTCCTACGAATTCTGA
- a CDS encoding histidine-type phosphatase, whose amino-acid sequence MFTCFVRFTPLVLASLISLQVHAAPADDFVLDKVVQVSRHGVRPPTDSAKLAKVTGRAQPRWSVPDGHLTGHGYAAAVEMGRYRGQVLRSAGLLPDGCPASGQVFVRASPLQRTQATALALLDGLFPGCGLQPSVVQGDKDALFQADKMPFARLDAQRAEDSVLARMGGSVASAQARYRDAEQQLRNVICAGSAPCSYAEEPWQLTQDEDGRLAIKGLGTQANLGETFRLEYSEGLPLDQVAFGHGRSARQVSQLTALTKAKYDFINDSPYIASRGGSQLMNQIALALGQGTPQAKDDPLGMPPDTRFTLLVAHDTNISYLRTLLGFRWSLGDYLEGNIPPVGSLQFERYKQLSSGRYFLRVAFEAQSLEQIRQLTPLTRAQPPLHADMTGTQGCITASVGVLCPLDAALQRLNQNIDRTALTPYHYP is encoded by the coding sequence ATGTTCACTTGCTTCGTAAGATTCACCCCGCTGGTCCTGGCCAGCCTGATTTCACTCCAGGTCCACGCGGCACCCGCCGATGACTTTGTGCTGGACAAGGTGGTGCAGGTCAGCCGTCACGGCGTGCGTCCACCCACCGACAGCGCGAAACTGGCCAAGGTCACCGGCCGCGCGCAACCCCGTTGGTCGGTGCCGGATGGGCATTTGACCGGTCACGGTTACGCGGCGGCGGTGGAAATGGGCCGCTATCGCGGCCAGGTTTTGCGCTCCGCCGGCCTGTTGCCCGATGGTTGTCCGGCGTCCGGGCAAGTGTTTGTGCGCGCCAGCCCGTTGCAGCGCACCCAGGCTACGGCCTTGGCGCTGCTCGACGGGTTGTTTCCGGGCTGTGGCCTGCAGCCTAGCGTGGTGCAGGGCGACAAGGATGCATTGTTCCAGGCCGACAAAATGCCCTTTGCCCGCCTGGACGCGCAACGCGCCGAAGACAGCGTGCTCGCCCGCATGGGCGGCAGCGTCGCCAGCGCACAGGCCCGCTACCGGGACGCGGAACAACAACTGCGCAACGTGATCTGCGCGGGCTCCGCCCCATGCAGCTACGCCGAGGAACCCTGGCAATTGACCCAGGACGAAGATGGGCGGCTGGCGATCAAGGGCCTGGGCACGCAGGCCAACCTGGGCGAGACATTCCGCCTGGAGTACAGCGAAGGCCTGCCGCTGGACCAGGTCGCGTTTGGCCACGGGCGCAGCGCGCGGCAAGTGTCCCAGTTGACGGCATTGACCAAGGCCAAATACGACTTCATCAATGACAGCCCTTATATCGCCAGCCGTGGCGGCTCGCAGCTGATGAACCAGATTGCCCTGGCGCTCGGACAAGGCACGCCCCAGGCCAAGGACGACCCTCTGGGGATGCCGCCCGACACGCGCTTCACCCTGCTGGTGGCCCATGACACCAACATTTCCTACCTGCGCACGCTGCTCGGGTTTCGCTGGAGCCTGGGCGACTACCTGGAGGGCAATATCCCGCCGGTGGGCAGCCTGCAATTCGAACGCTACAAGCAGCTCTCCAGCGGACGCTACTTCCTGCGGGTCGCGTTCGAGGCCCAGTCCTTGGAGCAGATTCGCCAGTTGACGCCGCTGACAAGGGCCCAGCCGCCGCTGCATGCCGATATGACCGGCACTCAGGGCTGCATCACGGCATCGGTGGGGGTGTTGTGCCCATTGGACGCTGCCTTGCAACGGTTGAATCAAAACATCGACCGTACCGCGTTGACGCCGTACCACTATCCATAA
- the gcl gene encoding glyoxylate carboligase, which translates to MSKMRAIEAAVLVMRREGVDTAFGIPGAAINPLYSALQKVGGIDHVLARHVEGASHMAEGYTRTKAGNIGVCIGTSGPAGTDMVTGLYSASADSIPILCITGQAPRARMHKEDFQAVDITSIVKPVTKWATTVLEPGQVPYAFQKAFYEMRSGRPGPVLIDLPFDVQMAEIEFDIDAYQPLPLAKPLATRIQVEKALALLDQAERPLLVSGGGVINADASDLLVEFAELTGIPVIPTLMGWGTIPDDHPQMVGMVGLQTSHRYGNATMLKSDVVLGIGNRWANRHTGSVEVYTEGRKFIHVDIEPTQIGRVFTPDLGIVSDAGSALTMFIEVAREWKAAGKLKDRSTWLNDCQQRKATLHRKTHFDNVPVKPQRVYEEMNQVFGKDTCYVSTIGLSQIAGAQFLHVYKPRHWINCGQAGPLGWTIPAALGVVKADPSRKVVALSGDYDFQFMIEELAVGAQFKLPYIHVVVNNSYLGLIRQAQRGFEMDYCVQLSFDNLNAPELNGYGVDHVAVAEGLGCKALRVFEPSQIAPALRRAEAMIEEFKVPVIVEIILERVTNISMGTEINAVNEFEDLALVGNDAPTAISLLD; encoded by the coding sequence ATGAGCAAAATGAGAGCAATCGAAGCCGCCGTTCTGGTAATGCGCCGTGAGGGCGTGGACACCGCCTTCGGTATCCCAGGCGCCGCGATCAACCCGCTGTACTCGGCCTTGCAGAAGGTGGGTGGCATCGATCACGTCCTTGCTCGCCACGTTGAAGGCGCCTCCCACATGGCCGAGGGTTACACCCGCACCAAGGCCGGCAATATCGGCGTGTGCATCGGCACCTCCGGCCCGGCGGGCACCGATATGGTCACCGGCTTGTACAGCGCCTCGGCCGACTCGATCCCGATCCTGTGCATCACCGGCCAAGCCCCTCGTGCCCGGATGCACAAGGAAGACTTCCAGGCGGTGGACATCACCAGCATCGTCAAGCCAGTGACCAAGTGGGCAACCACCGTCCTCGAACCCGGCCAGGTGCCTTACGCGTTCCAGAAAGCCTTTTATGAAATGCGCTCCGGCCGCCCAGGCCCGGTGCTGATCGACCTGCCGTTCGACGTACAGATGGCCGAGATCGAATTCGACATCGACGCCTACCAGCCGCTGCCGCTGGCCAAGCCACTGGCCACACGCATCCAGGTGGAAAAAGCCCTGGCCTTGCTCGATCAAGCCGAACGCCCACTGTTGGTCAGTGGTGGCGGCGTGATCAACGCCGACGCCAGCGACCTGCTGGTGGAATTCGCCGAGCTGACCGGCATCCCGGTGATCCCGACCCTGATGGGCTGGGGCACGATCCCCGACGATCATCCGCAGATGGTGGGCATGGTCGGCCTGCAAACCTCCCACCGTTACGGCAACGCGACGATGCTCAAGTCGGACGTGGTGCTGGGCATCGGCAACCGCTGGGCCAACCGCCACACGGGGTCGGTCGAGGTGTATACCGAGGGTCGCAAGTTCATTCACGTCGACATCGAGCCGACGCAGATTGGCCGCGTGTTCACCCCGGACCTGGGCATCGTGTCCGACGCCGGCTCGGCCCTGACAATGTTCATTGAAGTGGCCCGCGAGTGGAAAGCCGCCGGCAAGCTCAAGGACCGCAGCACCTGGCTCAACGACTGCCAGCAGCGCAAGGCCACCCTGCATCGCAAGACCCACTTCGACAACGTACCGGTCAAGCCGCAACGGGTGTACGAAGAGATGAACCAGGTGTTCGGCAAAGACACCTGCTACGTCAGCACCATCGGCCTGTCGCAGATTGCCGGTGCGCAATTCCTGCACGTCTATAAGCCACGTCACTGGATCAACTGCGGCCAGGCCGGTCCCTTGGGCTGGACCATTCCGGCGGCCCTTGGTGTGGTCAAGGCCGATCCGAGCCGCAAGGTCGTCGCGCTGTCGGGGGACTATGACTTCCAGTTCATGATCGAAGAATTGGCGGTGGGCGCGCAGTTCAAGCTGCCGTACATCCACGTGGTGGTGAACAACTCCTACCTCGGCCTGATCCGCCAGGCCCAGCGCGGGTTTGAAATGGACTACTGCGTGCAGTTGTCCTTCGACAACCTCAACGCCCCGGAACTCAATGGCTATGGCGTCGACCACGTCGCCGTCGCCGAAGGCCTGGGCTGCAAGGCCCTGCGAGTGTTCGAGCCTAGCCAGATCGCACCGGCCCTGCGCCGCGCCGAGGCAATGATCGAAGAGTTCAAGGTGCCGGTGATCGTCGAGATCATCCTGGAGCGCGTGACCAATATTTCCATGGGCACCGAAATCAACGCCGTCAACGAATTCGAAGATCTGGCCCTGGTCGGCAATGACGCACCGACCGCCATTTCCCTGCTCGATTAA
- a CDS encoding inositol monophosphatase, protein MTQAETLLDRDHLAARYALVRQVAMDAAQRGMAYYRKREQLDVEHKDSVPQDVVSIADRELEVFIKERLAEQFPDDGFVGEEGGAADLQARCVWVVDPIDGTSCFVNGLHTWCVSIGLLVDGQPWLGAVADANHNELFHACRGLGAYVNDTPIRVSAAADIRYGVTGVGTSHRRGSEHFIPFLSGLLNGGGMFIRNGSGALMIAYVAAGRLVGYYETHINSWDCAAGLVLVSEAGGRCSDFLRGDGLLGGNPLLVASPQVYPQLAGLIGPSLEA, encoded by the coding sequence ATGACGCAAGCAGAGACGTTACTGGACCGTGATCACCTGGCGGCGCGCTACGCGCTGGTGCGTCAGGTGGCGATGGATGCCGCGCAGCGTGGCATGGCGTATTACCGCAAGCGCGAGCAGTTGGATGTCGAACACAAGGATTCAGTCCCCCAGGATGTGGTGAGCATCGCCGACCGCGAGTTGGAGGTGTTTATCAAGGAGCGCCTGGCCGAGCAGTTTCCCGACGATGGCTTTGTGGGCGAGGAGGGTGGCGCCGCCGATTTGCAGGCACGTTGTGTCTGGGTGGTTGACCCTATCGACGGCACCAGTTGCTTTGTCAACGGCCTGCATACCTGGTGTGTGTCCATCGGCTTGCTGGTGGATGGCCAACCCTGGCTCGGCGCCGTGGCCGATGCCAATCACAACGAGCTGTTCCACGCCTGCCGCGGCCTGGGCGCCTATGTGAATGACACGCCGATCCGGGTCAGCGCGGCGGCGGATATCCGCTACGGCGTAACCGGCGTGGGCACCTCCCATCGGCGCGGCAGCGAGCATTTCATCCCGTTTCTCTCCGGTCTGCTGAACGGCGGCGGCATGTTTATCCGCAATGGCTCCGGCGCGCTGATGATCGCTTACGTCGCGGCTGGGCGCCTGGTGGGCTACTACGAAACCCATATCAACAGCTGGGATTGTGCCGCAGGGCTGGTGCTGGTGAGTGAAGCCGGTGGCCGTTGCAGCGATTTCCTGCGTGGCGATGGCTTGCTCGGCGGCAACCCGCTGCTGGTGGCCAGTCCACAGGTGTACCCGCAACTGGCCGGGTTGATCGGCCCGTCACTGGAGGCTTGA
- a CDS encoding MFS transporter, whose product MKSLLSLFHAAPALPLVVDPDGRLFRRVRWLTFLSMSLSYALFYVCRLSFNVAKPALVGQNLLTPTQLGMIGSALFFTYAVGKLVNGFLADHANVRRFMMLGLLISAVVNACMGLTTNAILLTLAWGLNGWAQSMGVGPCVVSLSRWYTDKDRGTFYGFWSIAHSLGEALTYIAVAAVIVTWGWQYGYFLATAMGVLGILLIYLFMADSPQSAGFAEVHGGREDAVSKTIGKWGAQLALLKNPALWLLALASCLMYIGRYAVISWGVFFLENAKGYNTLSASALISITGVFGIVGTGLSGLVSDRFFGGRRHGLAVLFGLMNSASLGLFLFLPGGHYWLDAMAMMLFGLSMGALLCFLGGLMAVDIAAKSAAGAALGMIGIASYAGAAAGEILTGVLIEHGTTLAQDGGKLYDFHALSLFWLGASLISVLMTALFSGQIHRRKRTQRLLVDKPLTD is encoded by the coding sequence ATGAAATCCCTGCTGTCCTTGTTTCACGCCGCGCCTGCGCTGCCATTGGTGGTCGACCCTGACGGGCGACTTTTCCGCCGGGTGCGCTGGCTGACCTTTTTGTCCATGTCGCTGAGCTATGCGCTGTTCTACGTGTGTCGGCTGTCCTTCAATGTGGCCAAGCCGGCGCTGGTGGGGCAGAACCTCCTCACTCCCACCCAATTGGGCATGATCGGTTCTGCGCTGTTCTTCACCTATGCGGTGGGCAAGCTGGTCAACGGTTTCCTGGCCGACCATGCGAATGTGCGGCGCTTCATGATGCTTGGGTTGCTGATCAGTGCGGTGGTCAACGCCTGCATGGGCCTGACCACCAATGCGATCCTCCTCACCCTGGCCTGGGGCCTTAACGGCTGGGCCCAGTCCATGGGCGTGGGGCCGTGCGTGGTGTCGTTGTCGCGCTGGTATACCGACAAGGACCGCGGCACGTTCTATGGTTTCTGGTCGATTGCCCACAGCCTGGGCGAGGCACTGACGTACATCGCCGTCGCCGCCGTGATCGTCACCTGGGGCTGGCAGTATGGTTATTTCCTCGCCACTGCCATGGGCGTACTCGGCATATTGCTGATCTACCTGTTCATGGCTGACTCACCGCAAAGCGCAGGCTTTGCCGAAGTGCACGGCGGCCGCGAAGACGCCGTGTCCAAGACCATCGGCAAATGGGGCGCACAACTGGCACTGCTGAAAAATCCTGCGCTGTGGTTGCTCGCCCTGGCCTCCTGCCTGATGTATATCGGCCGCTATGCGGTGATTTCCTGGGGGGTGTTTTTCCTGGAAAACGCCAAGGGCTACAACACGTTGTCAGCCTCGGCGCTGATCTCTATCACCGGAGTGTTCGGTATTGTCGGCACGGGCCTGAGCGGGCTGGTTTCCGATCGCTTTTTCGGCGGCCGGCGCCATGGCCTGGCGGTGTTGTTCGGCTTGATGAACAGCGCTTCGTTGGGCCTGTTCCTGTTCCTGCCCGGCGGCCATTACTGGCTGGATGCAATGGCCATGATGCTGTTCGGCCTGTCCATGGGCGCGCTGCTGTGTTTCCTCGGCGGCCTGATGGCCGTGGATATCGCCGCCAAAAGCGCAGCCGGTGCGGCGCTGGGCATGATCGGCATTGCCAGCTATGCCGGTGCGGCCGCCGGGGAGATCCTTACCGGGGTCTTGATCGAGCATGGCACCACCCTGGCCCAGGACGGCGGCAAGCTGTACGACTTCCACGCCCTGTCGTTGTTCTGGCTGGGTGCCTCGCTGATTTCGGTCTTGATGACCGCGTTGTTCTCCGGGCAAATCCATCGCCGCAAGCGAACACAGCGGCTGTTGGTCGATAAACCGCTCACAGACTGA
- a CDS encoding TetR/AcrR family transcriptional regulator: MSTIRERNKEKILRAASEEFADKGFAATKTSDIAAKAGLPKPNVYYYFKSKDNLYREVLESIIEPILAASTPFNPDGEPKEVLSNYIRSKICISRDLPFASKVFASEIMHGAPHLSADQIEQLNAQAKHNIECIQNWVDRGLIAAIDPNHLMFSIWAATQTYADFDWQISAVTGKAKLDEADYEAAAQTIIRLVLKGCEPD, from the coding sequence ATGAGCACCATTCGCGAGCGCAACAAAGAAAAGATCCTGCGGGCGGCGAGCGAGGAGTTCGCCGACAAGGGCTTCGCCGCGACCAAGACCAGCGACATCGCCGCCAAGGCAGGGCTGCCCAAGCCCAACGTCTATTACTACTTCAAGTCCAAGGACAACCTCTATCGCGAGGTGCTCGAAAGCATTATCGAGCCGATCCTGGCCGCCTCCACGCCGTTCAACCCGGATGGCGAGCCCAAGGAAGTACTGAGCAACTACATCCGCTCAAAAATCTGCATCTCCCGTGATTTACCGTTTGCCTCCAAGGTCTTCGCCAGCGAAATCATGCACGGCGCCCCGCACCTCAGCGCTGACCAGATCGAGCAGTTGAACGCCCAGGCCAAGCACAACATCGAGTGCATCCAGAACTGGGTGGATCGCGGCCTGATCGCGGCGATCGACCCCAATCACCTGATGTTCAGCATCTGGGCGGCGACGCAGACCTATGCGGATTTTGACTGGCAGATCTCGGCGGTGACCGGCAAGGCCAAGCTGGATGAGGCGGATTATGAGGCGGCGGCGCAGACGATTATCCGGTTGGTGCTCAAGGGGTGTGAGCCAGACTGA
- a CDS encoding LacI family DNA-binding transcriptional regulator, giving the protein MDSSEKNVITSLDVARHAGVSRSAVSRTFTPGASVAPATREKVLASAKALGYQVNMIARTMNKGSSNFVGVVTAGFDSAFRASLLSPIAHSLSRRGLMPLLMNADDPAQLEQSLQALLSYQIAGVILTSASPPLSVVRHYLDRQIPVAMINRGHELAGAEVVGSDNRAGGRMAADALLKGGARRLAFVGQGAQNFSSRERWLGFCERLAEAGVQAQTVVNETPGYQGGMQAVPALFSQGEGPDGIFCATDMLALGVMDALRFSLRLQVPQQVQVIGFDDIAQAAQLAYDLTTVRQDNVELAQRAVDAIVARGENFTRVARFEPVPVTLIQRGTTIIQK; this is encoded by the coding sequence ATGGACTCCTCTGAAAAAAACGTGATTACGTCCTTGGATGTGGCCCGGCATGCTGGTGTTTCCCGCTCGGCAGTGTCGCGTACGTTCACCCCGGGCGCCAGCGTGGCTCCGGCCACGCGGGAAAAGGTGCTGGCCTCGGCCAAGGCCCTGGGGTATCAGGTCAATATGATTGCCCGCACCATGAACAAGGGCAGCAGCAACTTCGTCGGCGTGGTCACGGCGGGGTTCGACAGCGCGTTTCGGGCCAGCCTCTTGAGTCCCATCGCCCACAGCCTGAGCCGTCGCGGCCTGATGCCATTGTTGATGAACGCCGATGACCCTGCCCAGCTTGAGCAGTCATTGCAGGCGCTGCTCAGCTACCAGATTGCCGGGGTGATCCTTACCTCGGCCTCGCCGCCGTTGTCGGTGGTCCGACATTACCTGGATCGGCAGATTCCGGTGGCGATGATCAACCGTGGCCATGAACTGGCCGGGGCCGAAGTGGTGGGCAGTGATAACCGTGCCGGTGGGCGTATGGCTGCCGATGCGTTGCTCAAGGGCGGTGCGCGGCGCCTGGCGTTTGTGGGCCAGGGCGCGCAAAACTTCAGCAGCCGCGAGCGTTGGCTGGGGTTTTGCGAGCGTCTGGCCGAAGCGGGGGTGCAGGCACAGACGGTGGTCAATGAGACCCCGGGTTACCAGGGCGGAATGCAGGCGGTGCCGGCGCTGTTCAGCCAGGGGGAAGGGCCGGACGGGATCTTCTGCGCAACCGATATGCTGGCGCTGGGGGTGATGGATGCCCTGCGTTTTTCGTTGCGCCTGCAGGTGCCGCAACAGGTGCAGGTCATCGGCTTTGACGACATCGCCCAGGCCGCGCAGCTGGCCTATGACCTGACCACGGTGCGCCAGGACAACGTGGAACTGGCGCAACGCGCCGTCGACGCGATCGTCGCACGGGGTGAAAACTTCACGCGGGTCGCCCGGTTCGAGCCGGTGCCGGTGACCCTGATCCAGCGCGGCACTACGATAATTCAGAAATAA
- a CDS encoding histidine-type phosphatase, with product MTLLNRTGLALAALTLCTGLQASETDHYVLEKAVQVSRHGVRSPTDTDKLVKATGRAWTPWLVQDGELTGHGYLAASYMGAWQAAYYREAGLLASGCPQPGSLVAVASPKQRTRSTAAALLDGMFPGCGEKALARTQPDPLFQTDEMPFAKLDPAMAKAQILQALGGNLQAAQERLRPDLERLKNAVCEVGKACPFFDTPWALKEGDGGRFKIKGLDKASSMAETIRLQYSEGMPLADVAFGHARDAAQVSALGRLHRAKYDFINDTPYIASRGGSQLMNQIVLALEQGTPMEKNDPLGNPPAARLLMLVAHDTNISHLRTMLGFTWQLGEYQPGNIPPTGTLAFERYRDTQTGERFVRTRFITQGMDQIRALQRLSPEHPPLQADFDQPGCRHTSVGTLCPMAQFVERTGRAIDRSALTAYRYP from the coding sequence ATGACCCTACTCAATCGTACGGGCCTGGCGTTGGCTGCGCTGACCCTGTGTACCGGCCTCCAAGCGTCCGAAACCGACCACTATGTGCTGGAAAAAGCCGTGCAGGTCAGCCGCCATGGCGTGCGTTCGCCTACCGATACCGACAAATTGGTCAAGGCCACCGGCCGTGCCTGGACCCCCTGGCTGGTGCAGGACGGTGAGCTGACAGGCCATGGCTACCTGGCTGCCAGTTACATGGGCGCCTGGCAGGCGGCGTATTACCGGGAGGCCGGGCTGTTGGCCAGTGGCTGTCCGCAGCCTGGCAGCCTGGTCGCGGTGGCCAGCCCCAAGCAACGCACGCGCTCTACCGCGGCGGCGCTGCTTGATGGCATGTTTCCTGGCTGTGGCGAAAAAGCCCTGGCGCGCACCCAGCCGGACCCGTTGTTCCAGACCGACGAAATGCCGTTCGCCAAACTCGATCCGGCCATGGCCAAGGCGCAGATCCTGCAAGCCCTGGGCGGTAACCTGCAAGCCGCCCAGGAGCGCTTGCGCCCGGACCTGGAGCGCCTGAAGAACGCGGTGTGCGAAGTGGGCAAGGCGTGTCCGTTTTTCGACACGCCGTGGGCGTTGAAGGAGGGCGATGGCGGCCGGTTCAAGATCAAGGGGCTGGACAAGGCGTCGTCGATGGCCGAGACCATTCGCCTGCAATACAGCGAAGGCATGCCCCTGGCCGATGTCGCCTTCGGCCATGCCCGCGATGCCGCGCAAGTCTCGGCACTGGGGCGCCTGCACCGGGCCAAATATGACTTCATCAATGACACGCCGTACATTGCCAGCCGTGGCGGCTCGCAGTTGATGAACCAGATTGTGCTGGCCCTGGAGCAGGGCACGCCGATGGAGAAAAACGATCCGCTGGGCAACCCACCGGCGGCGCGCCTGCTGATGCTGGTGGCTCACGACACGAATATCTCGCACTTGCGTACGATGCTCGGGTTTACCTGGCAGTTGGGCGAGTACCAGCCAGGCAATATCCCGCCCACCGGCACCCTGGCCTTCGAGCGCTACCGCGACACTCAGACCGGCGAGCGCTTTGTACGCACGCGGTTCATCACCCAGGGCATGGATCAGATACGTGCCTTGCAGCGCCTGAGTCCGGAGCATCCACCGTTGCAGGCCGATTTCGATCAGCCGGGCTGCCGGCACACCTCGGTCGGCACCCTGTGTCCGATGGCGCAGTTCGTCGAGCGCACGGGGCGTGCCATCGACCGCTCGGCGCTGACGGCCTACCGCTATCCCTGA
- the hyi gene encoding hydroxypyruvate isomerase, with translation MPRFAANLSMLFTEQDFLARFKAAADAGFEGVEYLFPYEFSSAEIKAHLDANGLTQVLFNLPAGDWAKGERGLACHPDRVEEFRAGVKLAIAYAQVLGNTQINCLAGIRPQGVDDATLEKTFVANLKYAADKLHAAGIKLVMEMINTRDIPGFYLNNTAQALSIREQVGSANLFLQYDIYHMQIMEGDLARTMAAHLGEINHIQLADNPGRNEPGTGEINYRFLFEHLDRIGYKGWVGCEYKPLTTTEAGLGWLKSHNAI, from the coding sequence ATGCCGCGTTTTGCCGCCAACCTGTCCATGCTGTTTACCGAGCAAGACTTTCTTGCTCGCTTCAAAGCGGCCGCCGATGCGGGCTTCGAAGGTGTCGAGTACCTGTTCCCGTACGAATTCAGCTCGGCTGAAATCAAGGCACACCTGGACGCCAACGGCCTGACCCAAGTGTTGTTCAACCTGCCGGCCGGCGACTGGGCCAAGGGCGAGCGCGGCCTGGCGTGCCACCCGGACCGGGTCGAGGAATTCCGCGCCGGGGTCAAGCTGGCCATCGCCTACGCCCAGGTCCTGGGCAACACCCAGATCAACTGCCTGGCGGGCATCCGGCCACAGGGCGTGGACGATGCCACCCTGGAAAAAACCTTCGTCGCCAACCTCAAGTACGCCGCCGACAAGCTGCATGCCGCGGGCATCAAGCTGGTGATGGAGATGATCAACACCCGCGACATCCCCGGCTTCTACCTGAACAACACCGCGCAAGCCCTGTCGATCCGCGAGCAGGTCGGCAGTGCCAATCTGTTCCTGCAATACGACATCTATCACATGCAAATCATGGAGGGCGACCTGGCCCGCACCATGGCCGCGCACCTTGGCGAGATCAACCACATCCAGCTGGCGGATAACCCTGGACGCAACGAGCCGGGGACCGGGGAGATCAACTATCGGTTCCTGTTCGAGCATTTGGACCGCATTGGTTACAAGGGCTGGGTGGGTTGCGAATACAAACCGCTGACCACCACCGAGGCAGGTTTGGGCTGGCTCAAGAGCCACAACGCCATCTAA